GAGAAAGGAATATCACCTTGGGATGCATGCTTTGTATGAGCAGCTTCTTCGACTGAATCTGTAGATGGATTTGTCAATCCCTCAGTGATAGTAGCATTTCTTTGCTTCACTTTGTGCACACGGTTACCATTAATTTTCTGAGAAGCTTGAGCTTGCGCAGCAGCATCCTGCATGTGAATGTCATACGGAAAATAAATTAGTTTTCCGGGTAACGATAAATACAAAAAGggggaaaaggaaaagagagagaTAACAGACCTCAACAGGTGCCAATTTAGTTATGCCGTGGGGTTTTCTTATCGTCTTTCTTGTTTCAGGCCCACGAACCCTTCCACTTATCTTTTTCCTGAGAATTCATCGCCAATGATGTCAAACGGTGTTAAGCGGTTAAGTATGTACATTAACAGTGAAACTTGCAGATGATAATCATTGTGTCAATTATTATAACATCATTAGTTTACATATTCTCTAAAACCTTGGCAAAAGAAGAAAATCATGTACACAAACTTCGAGCATTTCCGTGTTGCATGGTAACAAATCATTCAATGTCAGTGGAGATTCCCAATAATTCGGGAAGCTGTCTTAAAAACTAAATGATATTACTTTCTTTTCAATATTTATCCGGCCGTATGAGCATTCAGGTGAGTACTAGCCTACTAGGTTCCGGCTTGTGcatgtaaatgatatgatacctTCAAAAATACAAGGAATAATGGGAAAAGAATGGaacaaaaaattgtgaaaatacaGAGTGGAATGCAGATGGCACGGACAAGGTTCCGGGTTCCACAAAAGCGATCTAAATTTTTGTCTTCATACActcattttttaagaaaattctcaCCTCCTTGCCTCTTCACGATGTTTTGCATCTATCTCTTTGCTGGGTGGATAAACTGGCAAGCTCGATGGATCACATGCATAAGGCTTTGTCGTGAAATACTGAAAATTGTAAATTAAGAATCAGAATATTGCAAATGGCAGACAGACAAAAAATTAAGCTAATTTGAAGCATAAGATTTGCACAAAGCATGTGTATAGCATTGAATGTTGCAATCTACTTATAGGTGAGTTACATGACAATGGAACTTCGGCCTCTCTATATATGGCTTATAGCTTTTTGATGGACGTGTAACATGGTATTAAAGCTCGGGTTATTTGTTGCTATACTATTTATTAATTACACACAGAACATAGCATGAATACCATCAGACACTTTTATTTTAGAAATCACCAAACATGCAGCCGAATGAAGCGAGAAAAGCATTTCTCATGTGCCTTGTCTATGTTGTACGAGACACAGTTTGTTTCAATTGTTGGCACTGGACCTAAATGTAAAAGTGTTTTAATTAACCTAAGTAATTATTTAAATTCAGCATTTGTGGAGGGCTAATATTCATGGTAGGGGGTGCTACACCTGAAGTCTATTAATATACATTAGATTCTTGATAATGGTGAACGATCATGGTGCCTGGCATAGTTACCTCTGAAGCAAGAGCTGAGGAAGCAGTCCCACGCTTGTACGGCTCGACTGAAAGCAAAGTTTCTATTAGATTCACAGCAGTTGCTGGTAAATCTTTAAAAGCTTCATGAAGACTACTATCATAAGGTTGTTGTGGTTTGAATACTGTGGCATGAGGAAGTCTCGATTTTTTCCAGTAATCATCGGGTGGGGAGCcgcaaagcttgaaaattttatgcAATTGTTCAACCTGGACAAGAACACCATAAACAAGAATTTATCTTTCGGTCCATCATCGATCGAAGTGAAGCAATAATCATCAAATGAAACGACTCTAACACGGTCGCAGTAGCAAACATTTTCGAAAGAAATACTCAATAAACAGACACATGGGACTGGCATTTTAAAAGATCCACAAATATTATTGAGACTCGTGTCAAAGTATGTACTTTAGCAGGGTGCTTGCTTACCTCTGTTCTCCCTTGCAGAATAGGTTTCCCAAGAAGAAGTTCAGCAAATACACAGCCAACACTCCAAAGATCCACAGCTGCAGTATAATCCGTAGAACCCAACAAAAGTTCCGGGGGACGGTACCATAAGGTTACAACACGACTTGTTAATGGTTGCCTGCGCCCAGAACCGTAAAAGTTCGCCAAACCAAAATCAGCCATCTTTAGGATTCCTTCATTATTCACAAGGAGATTTGATCCTTTAATGTCCCGGTGCATTATACCCCGTGAATGGCAGTGGTCGAGTCCAGATAACAGCTGCTTCATATAGCATTTAATCTACAAAACAAAATCATTTTCATTGTTAAACAGTACTTCACTACTTCTCACATCACAATGCATTCATCTTCGAGTTTTCAGGAAAAAGAAATAGATTTTGGTATTCCAAATACGATTTCAACATCAATGTGTTCGGTATGCATGACATCATAGAACATTAGACTAACCTTAGTCACAGAGGCAAAGGGAACGCACCTGCGAGTCGCTGAACTTGATGTCAGGACAAGACAAAAGTCCGGTGATATCGTGTTCCATGTACTCAAATACAAGGTATATGCTACACGACATTCGGGAAGTAATTATCCCGTCCAATTTTATGATGTTTGGATGGTCAAGCCTCCGAAGAATCAGTATCTCTCTTGCCATGAATCGAACGCTCTCAGGCTCAAAATTGTCAAACCGCACCTTCTTTAGAGCAACTATACTTCCACTTTCAAGATCTCGAGCTCGGAACACAGTGCTATACGTACCTTGCCCTATCTGTTAAGACAATCGAAATTGTGCAAGATCATTATAAAAGTCAaactgagaaaaaaaaaaaaagaataaaccaTGTCCAACACACACACAAATATGGCTAACTATGTATGAtcctccatatatatatatatacattttggaAAAGTTTAAGGAAAAAAGATGAATAAACCGTATCCGACACACATACATGTATAGGTAAAAGCATCTCAAAATCCtctgcatgcatgcatacatacatacatacatacatatgcataatATATGTACCTATAACCAATTCAGACACTGATATGAAATATGATTCTCCATATATGAAAAGATTTagggaaaaaaatgaataaaCCATGTCGGACACATATTCATACATAGGTTAAAGGCATCACAAAATCCTcagcatacatacatacatacatatttatgtaTAATCTAAAGAAGGCCTATGGTATATCAACAGTAGAAAAAAACTCACTCTAATCAATTACATGTACTAATTGCTGTAAATGCTTAGGTTCTTCTTGATTTCCAAAGGCAATATAAAGAGCAAGAATTGtttgtaaataatgaaaatttacacTTAAaagtaagttaaaaaaaaaaaaaagaaaccaaaattcCATGAAAGTGAAACTGTACACATCAAGAAAGCGACAAAATAAAAgcattaaagtgaaaaaaaattcaaaaacaaacaaGTTTTCTGACaaaaaattttgatagaaaaatatgaaaacagAATGAAAATTCCAAAATAACCTTCTCAAGTTTCTGATAAGAATCAGCTCTGAGTGGAACCCAACCATGGATAGCTTCCCCGGCGACGGCGCTAAGCCAAGCAGGCCATCCAGCTGCCACGTGTTCACCTTCTATATACTTTTGCAAATTCCCCAACCTCAAGCTCAGTGAGTCGGATCTCGAACTCGCCCGGCCCGACTCGCCCAAGTCGCTCCCACTCAGTCCGAACCCACCTCCACCGAAATCACTCACACCCCCACTGTTACtaccattcttttttttcttcttgctCCCGCCGCTGCTCCGCTTCTTCTCGAACTCCGAGAACCCGATCCGGTACCGACCCGAATTGGTCCCTGAGCTACCGTCGGCAACCGCATTGTCACGTAAAGCGCCTGAGTGATCGAAAGCAGGCGTTACCGAAACTGTCTGCTTCGAACTCACACAACCCATCAATGGCTGTTGATTATgtgacaaaaaaaagaaaacagagaTCCCAGACCTTGTTTCCGGGGTTTTTTTCCTTCTTTGGCGCCAACCCGACCCGATTAAAGAATCAACAAAACAGTGGAGAAACTGAGTTGTGAACTGAATTTCAACCTTTCAGCTGCGCCCCATCTCTTCTTTCTTTCAAAGATAGAgcatctttgttttttttttgtacaaaaatgcatatatgtatatgtatatgtatatgtatatgtatatgtatatgtattttatttagtAGCAACAATGGCCGAAGAAGATGAAAGGAGAAAGCACAGATTTTAATGGGGTTTTTTACAAACAAAAGAATCTGAAGCTACCGAAATCAACGGAAAGattgaaatggaaaagaaaaaaaaagtaagtaaaaaaaaacagtttttcaaatgaaaattttgagaaaattaaatggaaaataaaaaagaataatacGTTCCCACCCTGCTTTGTTGGGGAGTTTATATTCTTTGTTCATGTTTTCGTctgtgaaaaaaaaaagtgaaaagtaataaataaataaaaaaaactttattttcgAACTCTGTTTTAATGGAATTTGTATGATTCTTTGTTCTTATTTGACCAAATAATTGCAGAAAAAAAAATTGCTGGCATACTATTACCTTACCAGTCCAGtgttatcttttttttattaagtattttataaaatattaataaaaaaaccataaatatttatatcaacaTTAATTATATACACCGAGGGTCGAAATAAAAAACCTTTATTAATATAACCTACAAATaactttattaataaattttctttaatttttaatataaataaaacacaCATTGTAGCtttataattcattttttatgtgagtaaataaaatattttgttggatttttaatatatttttaattttatatttgaaagatatttttggttttatttactCAAGATGGTTGGGTTGTTGTTGACTAAATTAGGCCATTGTctttgatttaatttattttttttaattttaaatgttgaACTAAGATCTACTTTACATATCTTTATTACTTTTTGTTGCAAATTGCATTTCACACTTTCAATTAGAAAAAAGTTTATTTTGtggttttattaaatattattaagttgAGAAATTCTTAtcaaaaatttttttaactttataatttttatattgttttatatattatagataaatattatttatatgattataatattattattgtaaaaatcgAATCAACTGTTGAACTGGTCTATTAGTTCAATTAGATGAACTATTTGTCAATaacattgaataaaaaaatatttaaaaaatccatAAATTGGTTCAATGTCggtctttttccatttttttattgatCCATGATGATTTATTACTTCATATATGATTTCATATAATTTGTTTAACTAATCAGATTACTCGATTTCCAATTCAATCAATCTGACCTAATTTTAACATCCCTTTATAACATGTCAATTTGtgtttttgtattatattttttaattgagaTTGATTTTGAAGAATAataattgttatgaatttttttttctatttttcatatcGATTTTACGGTTCATATTCGAAATTTATGACTGTGCTCCTAACAATATTGCCTCAAATGTTCAAATATGCATTCTCTATTCGAGTGCAATGTGCCTTCACTCCACCCAATACTTTTTGGTAATTATTGTGATAtttatttaagggtaaattacacccaaTGCCACTaaactataattaaatttatgttttggacaatcaatttcaaaaagttatcAAATGatcattaaaatattcaaaagttttcatttaagtcattagactattaaaatcattattattgTATGGCCTTAATGTTCGCACCACATGTACTAATTGAAAGCTTttatttctcttctcttctacagtttaacttttttttcatgaaatagctttaatcatcacGAATCtaccaaccaaaattcaaacaattttcttctttgatcttcAACAGTAATCGTCAGATTGACTTAGACCTAAGATATATTCTTTTACTTGTCAATAGATACTGGTCTACTATATCAATTGTTTAATCATCACTTGGAGCTCGCTAACTAGACTTTAAAATGAACAGTAACAactcaataacttaaataaaaagtttgaatagtttagtgactattttataactttttgaagtcgagtgattaaaatgtaaatttaccaatAATATAGTGAACTTGAGTGGAATTTACcctttatttagttatttatttagttttttgaattttgtgttACGTAAAGAGTAGGGGATAGGGAATGGGATGAGAGAAAAGAACGTGTCCTACAAAAGTAAAGGGAGAAAAAAAAGGAGACCCCAAATTCCTTTTCTTCTAGGtcatgtgatgaaagagaaataCCCATAAAAATAAGGCactaatttgaaatttatttaaatatattaaatattattagttatttttttaatgcttGGGATAAAAATATGATTGAGCGAGAAAACCccagaaattaaaattaatataaggttttcaaaatataagttaaaatatcatatttactCTAATTCAACTGAATTtcgtttttatttaaattttatggtgtaaaaataatttttttatttaaaataataaaatttaatttaaaaattctttataaaaatttattttaaaaaatatatatattatgcttgTTTGAGTAGGCAACATAGTTTTTTTATACAGTAAAATATaacttcaaaaaataattataaatatatttactttcatatcgaattaatataattgtttgtataTATAATATAGCAATGTAAAATTGTgctaattaaaaaatattgttcatgatttttaaaatttttttaagtcaaaatttcatataaaaaataacactgaatcaaaattcatgcatgatATTACACTTTAGATTAATGTATacttataatatttatttctttataaaataatatccAAAAATCTATAGAACAAAATCTATTATTAGAGGAGGTACGaaatttaaaactcaaattgaAAAAACGAAAACCAAATTATCATTaactgttaaaaaattaaaaaaaattcaattgaatCGAACAAAACTTAACCCTAATCGGCCTTGGCTCCCCGGACTAAATGCGTAATTTGCTTTTTAACCCCTCCCCAAAATAAAAAGGATTCAATTTAGATCTTTTTAacatttgattaaataaaaaattataattttaatccttCTGcaacattaataatttaatttaacattggatttctttttagaaaataacgttaacatttttttttcctttttaagttTGACATTgacattccttttttttttctctttttttcatgATAAAAGTACATAATTTCTTCGTATTTGGTATTTGCTGATAATGAAAGGTCTTCTttcctttgctctcttttttaaATGGGACCACTCTTGTCGGGGCAGTGATTAATGATTAGCTTAGATTAAAATCAATATTTTGGCTTTATGCATAATTTGCCCCCTAtacttttttttgataaaaatataatagaggcctttaagttatattttgtcttctttacttaaaaaatagtaatttagtTTATGTATATTAGATCAAtaagtaatttgattattttattaaaaattttatttatttctattgttaaaaaattGGTCATTGTACAAGGTACaatgttattatttgattattttgtcagTCGCACCAATTTTTTAGTAGTacaaatagatgaattttttaacaaaaaagatcgATTTACCCTTTGACTTAATGTGTATAGACTAATTTGTCTTTTTTAATAAATGAGACAAAATGTAATCTGACTATTAGTACAGGACTTTCACGACAATTTTACctacttttttttccattttactcaaaaaatacGTGTCCGATAAAAATGTACCACATGTCATATTCTTATTGgtaacttttcatttttcttaagggggtagcatgaaaataataattctagtaataaaatggaacaaaaaaaattagatatcaaaatagaaaaacaagtatAGTTTAGGatcaaatcataatatttttGGGTGAATTAACTTTTACTAGGTCAAATTGTGGTAGGTATTTCtatcatatttaaatttagaatttagtacTTATACGtttgatttgatataatttgatctCTTTACTTTTATAACATCATTGAGTAGTTTAAATAGTTAACTATTccaattaaattactaaattgattttttttcttaaaatattcattCCACATAGAATTATGGTTCATGGTGTTAACTATTCGAATTCAGAAAAGTAGATAGACCAAAATGTGTAATTAAAGTAtaggattaaatcataaatttgAGCATCGTGGAAggatcaaattcaaaaattgacagttttaataatattattaaacacCTAAACATATCTTTCCGAGCTGCCTATGTTTCTTTCGTTTTATATTCTCATTCTGCATTTGGAAAAAACAATTAAATTCGAAAATCTACCATTGGATCTTGTGATGAGATACGGATTTCGATATTTACGAATATTcgattttttattgattaaaatattgataatttatatttatatttatattttattatttatatttgttttattttttaatagcgAAATTGAACTTTAATATTTATCAAATACATTTGAAAAAGAAATCTGAATACTTATAATTTTTTGCActtttattaactttaaaaaaaacattttaatatttatttaacctttaaatttatttttttctcaaatcaccataaataaatagaaaaattaggaTTTGCTAATGTTACATACATGTTAATTTGCCACGTGGACGAtacattagcaattaattaatttttaaaatttagaaaaataaaaaaatgaaaaatcattaaaaatatttaaaattctaaaaaatattaaaaagtattttttaag
This window of the Gossypium hirsutum isolate 1008001.06 chromosome A09, Gossypium_hirsutum_v2.1, whole genome shotgun sequence genome carries:
- the LOC107931506 gene encoding protein IMPAIRED IN BABA-INDUCED STERILITY 1 isoform X1, whose amino-acid sequence is MGCVSSKQTVSVTPAFDHSGALRDNAVADGSSGTNSGRYRIGFSEFEKKRSSGGSKKKKKNGSNSGGVSDFGGGGFGLSGSDLGESGRASSRSDSLSLRLGNLQKYIEGEHVAAGWPAWLSAVAGEAIHGWVPLRADSYQKLEKIGQGTYSTVFRARDLESGSIVALKKVRFDNFEPESVRFMAREILILRRLDHPNIIKLDGIITSRMSCSIYLVFEYMEHDITGLLSCPDIKFSDSQIKCYMKQLLSGLDHCHSRGIMHRDIKGSNLLVNNEGILKMADFGLANFYGSGRRQPLTSRVVTLWYRPPELLLGSTDYTAAVDLWSVGCVFAELLLGKPILQGRTEVEQLHKIFKLCGSPPDDYWKKSRLPHATVFKPQQPYDSSLHEAFKDLPATAVNLIETLLSVEPYKRGTASSALASEYFTTKPYACDPSSLPVYPPSKEIDAKHREEARRKKISGRVRGPETRKTIRKPHGITKLAPVEDAAAQAQASQKINGNRVHKVKQRNATITEGLTNPSTDSVEEAAHTKHASQGDIPFSGPLQVSTSSGFAWAKRRKDDASKRSHSRSISRGHLYNSLEPSAQLHTRNNCDSKRHENGDVIYGGRTDSKGHDLYEAAKHAMQKQWSQFERPDSFDASDEYHSQELSLALYQREEMAAKRNNLDYQDEREKVEFSGPLLSQSHRVDELLERNERQIRQAIRKSWFQRGKKHGM
- the LOC107931506 gene encoding protein IMPAIRED IN BABA-INDUCED STERILITY 1 isoform X2, producing MGCVSSKQTVSVTPAFDHSGALRDNAVADGSSGTNSGRYRIGFSEFEKKRSSGGSKKKKKNGSNSGGVSDFGGGGFGLSGSDLGESGRASSRSDSLSLRLGNLQKYIEGEHVAAGWPAWLSAVAGEAIHGWVPLRADSYQKLEKIGQGTYSTVFRARDLESGSIVALKKVRFDNFEPESVRFMAREILILRRLDHPNIIKLDGIITSRMSCSIYLVFEYMEHDITGLLSCPDIKFSDSQIKCYMKQLLSGLDHCHSRGIMHRDIKGSNLLVNNEGILKMADFGLANFYGSGRRQPLTSRVVTLWYRPPELLLGSTDYTAAVDLWSVGCVFAELLLGKPILQGRTEVEQLHKIFKLCGSPPDDYWKKSRLPHATVFKPQQPYDSSLHEAFKDLPATAVNLIETLLSVEPYKRGTASSALASEYFTTKPYACDPSSLPVYPPSKEIDAKHREEARRKKISGRVRGPETRKTIRKPHGITKLAPVEDAAAQAQASQKINGNRVHKVKQRNATITEGLTNPSTDSVEEAAHTKHASQGDIPFSGPLQVSTSSGFAWAKRRKDDASKRSHSRSISRAAKHAMQKQWSQFERPDSFDASDEYHSQELSLALYQREEMAAKRNNLDYQDEREKVEFSGPLLSQSHRVDELLERNERQIRQAIRKSWFQRGKKHGM